In Borrelia parkeri, the genomic window AATCGAAGTCAGGACTCTTTTTGCAAATGCTTAAAAACACATCTAAACATAACTTAGCATTCCCAATAGTAAGCCCTTCTCTGCAAAGTCTCTCAAATAGCATCTCTCCTTGTCTGTCTTTCCTACAAAGTAAAACATCTTCAAAATCATATTTAGCTCCCATCATATTTTCTATAAGCTCCCTTTTTGATACTACCACCCCATACCTCCTTAACTTTTAATTTACCTTATATAACTACTAAAAAGGAATATCTTCATAAAACTCATCTTGAGACTGAGAATCATTAGTCTCTTGTTTTTTAACAGATGAGTTTAAGATTTGAATATCATTTACCAAAATACTGTATTTACTCTTCCCCTCACCTGTACGCTTATCTCTCCAATTCTCATAAGCGAGGGATCCACTAAGTACAACTTGAACCCCTCGTTTAAGCAAAACAGCAAGACTCTCAGCTTTAGAGCCAAAAATCACACAGTCAAAAAATTGTGCTTGGCTCTCCCATGAACTACGCCTCCTAACACCTCTATTATTAGCCAGAGTAAATTTTAATATAGGAAGACTATTACTAGTATAATTAAGCTCACAGTCTCTTGTTAAACGACCAGACATACTTAAAGAGTTAATATCAAACACCAGAACTCTCCTCATCATAAATCCTACTTAACATCTCCATACGTCTTAAATCACAATCAAGTCTTCTCATATTTTCTAAAAATTCTTGTCTTGAATAATAATCCTGAATGAGTCTCGCTATACTTCGCATGCAAAACTTACATAAAAATCTTAAAGCCTTATAAGTAATTACCAAAAATAAAACCATAAATATAAACCTCATAAAGGTACCCTTAAACAGCATTTAAAATAGGAGTGGACCAATCATTAACTACATTTGAATTACTACTAAAGGTAAAATCCATAACAGAGCTTAAAAACTTAAATCTATCCTTAATAGCTCTCCTACTC contains:
- a CDS encoding single-stranded DNA-binding protein, with the protein product MMRRVLVFDINSLSMSGRLTRDCELNYTSNSLPILKFTLANNRGVRRRSSWESQAQFFDCVIFGSKAESLAVLLKRGVQVVLSGSLAYENWRDKRTGEGKSKYSILVNDIQILNSSVKKQETNDSQSQDEFYEDIPF